A portion of the Achromobacter sp. MFA1 R4 genome contains these proteins:
- a CDS encoding bile acid:sodium symporter family protein translates to MRRFLPDQFTLILIATVVFASFFPAVGKGATFMMVASNVAISLLFFLHGARLSTDAIVAGVKDVRLHALILACTFLLFPALGLALRALFPGLLVPSLWLGVLFVCTLSSTVQSSIAFTSMARGNVPGAICAATASNLLGTVVTPLLVALLLHRQGGGHGLADAGRILLQLLLPFAVGSLLRPWIGAWAQRNSRTLAKVDRSSILLAVYTAFSEAVAQGIWHAFPAIDLATMLLVNALLLGSVLLITTWGSRKLGLSKENEITLVFCGSKKSLASGIPLATVLFGTSQMGVVLLPLMLFHQMQLMVCAVLARRYAERAEPAQAAAVARA, encoded by the coding sequence ATGCGCCGTTTCCTGCCTGACCAATTCACGCTCATCCTGATCGCCACCGTCGTATTCGCCAGTTTCTTCCCCGCCGTGGGCAAGGGCGCGACCTTCATGATGGTGGCAAGCAACGTGGCCATTTCGCTGCTGTTCTTTCTGCATGGGGCGCGGCTGTCCACGGACGCCATCGTGGCCGGCGTCAAGGACGTGCGGCTGCATGCGCTGATCCTGGCGTGCACCTTCCTGCTGTTTCCCGCCCTGGGGCTGGCCCTGCGGGCCCTGTTCCCCGGCTTGCTGGTGCCGTCGCTGTGGCTGGGCGTGCTGTTCGTCTGCACGCTGTCCTCGACCGTGCAGTCCTCGATTGCGTTCACTTCCATGGCGCGCGGCAATGTGCCGGGCGCCATCTGCGCGGCGACCGCCTCCAATCTGCTGGGCACCGTGGTGACGCCGCTGCTCGTCGCGCTGCTGCTGCATCGCCAGGGCGGCGGCCACGGGTTGGCCGACGCCGGCCGCATCCTGCTGCAACTGCTGTTGCCGTTCGCGGTGGGCAGCCTGCTGCGGCCGTGGATCGGCGCATGGGCGCAGCGCAACAGCCGCACGCTGGCCAAGGTGGATCGCAGTTCGATCCTGCTGGCGGTCTATACCGCGTTCAGCGAGGCGGTTGCGCAAGGGATCTGGCACGCGTTCCCGGCCATCGACCTGGCGACCATGTTGCTGGTGAATGCGCTGTTGCTGGGATCGGTGCTGCTGATCACGACCTGGGGCAGCCGCAAGCTGGGGCTGTCCAAGGAAAACGAGATCACGCTGGTCTTCTGCGGATCGAAGAAGTCGCTGGCGTCCGGCATTCCGCTCGCGACCGTACTGTTCGGCACGTCGCAGATGGGGGTGGTGTTGCTGCCGCTGATGCTTTTTCACCAGATGCAGCTCATGGTCTGCGCGGTGCTGGCGCGGCGCTATGCCGAACGCGCCGAGCCGGCGCAGGCGGCGGCGGTGGCCCGGGCGTAG
- a CDS encoding LysR family transcriptional regulator, translated as MLNPLWLQTFAAAAGAPSFTEAARRLGLTQPTVSEHIRQLEQAVNRRLFQRDTHSLALTSDGRSLLVHAEIILAAHEKAERLFDAPRLRGRIRLGTSDDLAMGPLPDVLAAFRIAHPEVELDLTIGVTSELYKLLDDNRLDVMIGKRRRGDRRGQTLHKEALLWRAKEGLRVVPDEPLPLILLREPSVTRTLTLDALARAGRSWQIVCTSTSYAGCQAAARAGLGITVQPSHLSTAGLSAPAGAAHLPALPQVELIVISAPAPNKPTRALTEILMRSTLV; from the coding sequence ATGCTCAATCCCCTGTGGCTCCAGACCTTTGCCGCGGCCGCCGGCGCGCCGAGCTTCACCGAAGCCGCCCGGCGGCTCGGCCTGACCCAGCCCACCGTCAGCGAACACATCCGGCAGCTCGAACAGGCCGTGAACCGGCGCCTCTTCCAGCGCGACACGCATTCGCTCGCCCTGACCAGCGATGGCCGCAGCCTGCTCGTCCATGCCGAGATCATCCTGGCCGCCCACGAAAAGGCCGAGCGCCTGTTCGACGCGCCGCGCCTGCGCGGCCGCATCCGGCTGGGCACATCGGACGACCTGGCGATGGGCCCCCTGCCCGATGTCCTGGCCGCGTTCCGGATCGCGCATCCCGAGGTCGAACTGGATTTGACCATCGGCGTCACCAGCGAACTCTACAAGCTGCTGGACGACAACCGCCTGGACGTGATGATCGGCAAGCGCCGGCGCGGCGACCGCCGCGGCCAGACGCTGCACAAAGAGGCGCTGCTGTGGCGCGCCAAGGAAGGCCTGCGGGTCGTGCCCGACGAGCCCCTGCCGCTGATCCTGCTGCGCGAGCCCAGCGTGACCCGCACGCTGACGCTCGATGCGCTGGCCCGCGCCGGCCGGAGCTGGCAGATCGTGTGCACCAGCACCAGCTACGCGGGCTGCCAGGCCGCCGCGCGCGCGGGCCTGGGCATCACCGTGCAACCTTCGCACCTGTCGACGGCCGGCCTGTCGGCGCCGGCGGGCGCGGCGCACCTGCCCGCCCTCCCCCAGGTCGAACTCATCGTCATCTCGGCCCCGGCGCCCAACAAGCCGACGCGCGCGTTGACGGAGATCCTGATGCGCAGCACGCTGGTCTGA
- a CDS encoding N-formylglutamate amidohydrolase → MTTADFPAVSVHEPTGPALPLVCDSPHSGERYPEDFGAAATLAQLRQGEDTHVDALWSAAPALGATLIAANFPRVYIDPNRTLQDLDPELLAEPWPEPLDPGEKTRLGKGLIWRRMDKATPIYDRRLTLAQVRHRIQAYYEPYHAALAGAIRRVEQRFGAVWHLNLHSMPNDAYERLGRQSEHPLADFVLGDRDGTTCEPEFIALIETALRDKGYTVARNDPYKGVQLIAQIGQPARNRHSLQVEIRRPLYMDEATRERNAGFESLRADLSQVLEQVAAYVRVRAQAAASTK, encoded by the coding sequence ATGACGACCGCCGACTTCCCCGCAGTTTCCGTGCATGAACCGACTGGACCGGCCTTGCCGCTGGTCTGCGATTCGCCGCATAGCGGCGAGCGCTATCCCGAGGATTTCGGGGCGGCGGCGACGCTTGCGCAATTGCGCCAGGGCGAGGACACGCACGTGGACGCGTTGTGGTCGGCGGCGCCGGCGCTGGGCGCCACGCTGATCGCGGCAAATTTCCCGCGGGTCTATATCGATCCGAACCGCACCCTGCAGGACCTGGATCCGGAATTGCTGGCCGAACCCTGGCCCGAGCCGCTGGACCCGGGCGAGAAGACGCGCCTGGGCAAGGGCCTGATCTGGCGCCGCATGGACAAGGCGACGCCGATCTACGACCGCCGGCTCACGCTGGCGCAGGTGCGCCACCGCATCCAGGCGTACTACGAGCCCTATCACGCCGCGCTGGCGGGGGCGATCCGGCGGGTCGAGCAGCGCTTTGGCGCGGTCTGGCACCTGAACCTGCATTCCATGCCCAATGACGCTTACGAGCGGCTGGGCCGCCAGAGCGAACACCCGCTGGCCGATTTCGTGCTGGGCGATCGCGACGGCACCACGTGCGAGCCGGAGTTCATCGCGCTGATCGAGACGGCGCTGCGCGACAAGGGCTATACCGTGGCCCGCAACGATCCCTACAAAGGCGTGCAACTGATCGCGCAGATCGGCCAGCCGGCGCGCAACCGGCACAGCCTGCAGGTCGAGATCCGCCGTCCGCTTTACATGGACGAGGCGACGCGCGAGCGCAATGCGGGCTTCGAGTCGCTGCGCGCGGACCTGTCGCAGGTGCTGGAGCAGGTGGCGGCCTATGTGCGCGTGCGCGCCCAGGCCGCGGCGTCGACAAAATAG
- a CDS encoding tripartite tricarboxylate transporter substrate binding protein produces MSRRLFGRSARFALAGMFATLSFAGIAQAADYPARPIKLVVPFAAGGSTDIVARLVAEYAGRDLKQTIVVENKAGAGGSLGMEQVARATPDGYTIGMATMSTHGSNPAVFRKMNYDPVKDFVPVANVLAVPSIFAINPNVPAKNMAEFVALAKSAPERYSFASPGVGSLGHVNIENFMMLSGIKLLHVPYRGAGPALNDVMGGQVDAITDNLSSTLPQVLGGKLRPLAVLGAERSPLLPDVPTYIELGYPDMGTGGWFGLVAPAGTPQAVVERLNKAVRAAMDNPEFRKKAEEVGGTLMPTTPQEFQVQIDQALARYAKVAKAADIKAD; encoded by the coding sequence ATGTCACGCCGTCTTTTTGGCCGGTCCGCGCGCTTTGCGCTCGCCGGCATGTTTGCCACGCTGTCCTTCGCCGGTATCGCGCAGGCCGCCGATTACCCCGCCCGTCCCATCAAGCTGGTGGTGCCGTTCGCCGCCGGCGGCTCGACGGACATCGTCGCGCGCCTGGTGGCCGAATACGCCGGCCGCGACCTGAAGCAGACCATCGTGGTCGAGAACAAGGCCGGCGCCGGCGGTTCGCTGGGCATGGAACAAGTTGCCCGCGCGACGCCGGACGGCTACACGATCGGCATGGCGACGATGAGCACGCACGGCTCCAATCCGGCCGTGTTCCGCAAGATGAACTACGACCCGGTCAAGGACTTCGTGCCGGTGGCCAATGTGCTGGCCGTACCGAGCATCTTCGCGATCAATCCGAACGTGCCGGCCAAGAACATGGCGGAGTTTGTCGCGCTGGCCAAGAGCGCGCCGGAACGCTACAGCTTTGCGTCGCCGGGCGTGGGATCGCTGGGCCATGTGAATATCGAGAACTTCATGATGCTGTCCGGCATCAAGCTGCTGCACGTGCCTTATCGCGGCGCCGGCCCGGCCCTGAACGACGTGATGGGCGGGCAGGTGGACGCGATCACGGACAACCTGTCGTCGACGCTGCCGCAGGTGCTGGGCGGCAAGCTGCGTCCGTTGGCGGTGCTGGGCGCCGAGCGCTCGCCGCTGCTGCCCGACGTGCCGACCTATATCGAGCTGGGGTATCCCGACATGGGCACCGGCGGCTGGTTCGGCCTGGTGGCGCCGGCCGGCACGCCGCAAGCCGTGGTGGAGCGCCTGAACAAGGCCGTGCGCGCGGCGATGGACAATCCGGAGTTCCGCAAGAAGGCCGAGGAGGTGGGTGGTACGCTGATGCCCACGACGCCTCAGGAATTCCAGGTGCAGATCGACCAGGCCCTGGCCCGCTACGCAAAAGTGGCCAAGGCCGCCGACATCAAGGCTGACTGA
- a CDS encoding LysR substrate-binding domain-containing protein, with the protein MRLHSPSMSELHAFVTAARLGSFTQAAQVLCVTQGAISRAISRLEAHFGQPLMHRNAHGLTLTETGRKLYDGAQSPLQAIEALSAGLRADDRRLRLTLSSVPTLASAWLVPRLPDFHQRHPDIQLGFSAYRRNEDFSGATPDASILSGTPAQWPGWQADYVIGREMVVICHPGRLAARQARGQWATPQGLLGEPLLYHTNGMDNWAQWFAAAGVPRGNVALSNGFDQVSILIRAVMADMGIAVLQRCLVRDELLAGRVAAPFPELAIRIDRGYHLCAPAQRRDHYALACFRRWLLETASLDPDVVAAGAPA; encoded by the coding sequence ATGCGGCTGCACTCGCCGTCCATGTCCGAGCTGCACGCCTTCGTGACGGCGGCGCGGCTGGGCAGCTTCACCCAGGCGGCCCAGGTGCTGTGCGTGACGCAGGGCGCCATCAGCCGCGCCATCTCCCGGCTGGAAGCGCATTTCGGCCAGCCCCTCATGCACCGCAACGCCCACGGTCTCACCCTGACCGAGACCGGCCGCAAGCTCTACGACGGCGCGCAATCGCCCTTGCAAGCCATCGAGGCGCTGAGCGCCGGGCTGCGCGCCGATGACCGGCGCCTGCGCCTGACTCTGTCGTCCGTGCCCACGCTGGCCAGCGCCTGGCTCGTCCCGCGCCTGCCGGACTTCCACCAGCGCCACCCCGACATCCAGCTCGGTTTCTCCGCCTACCGCCGCAACGAGGACTTCTCCGGCGCCACGCCGGACGCAAGCATCCTGTCGGGCACGCCGGCCCAATGGCCCGGCTGGCAGGCCGACTACGTGATCGGACGCGAGATGGTGGTGATCTGCCATCCAGGCCGCCTGGCGGCGCGCCAGGCGCGGGGCCAGTGGGCCACGCCGCAAGGCCTGCTGGGCGAGCCGCTGCTGTACCACACCAACGGCATGGACAACTGGGCGCAATGGTTCGCCGCGGCCGGTGTTCCGCGCGGCAACGTCGCGTTGTCGAACGGGTTTGACCAAGTGTCCATCCTGATACGCGCCGTCATGGCCGACATGGGCATTGCGGTGCTGCAGCGCTGCCTGGTGCGCGACGAACTGCTGGCCGGCCGGGTCGCCGCGCCCTTCCCCGAACTGGCCATCCGCATCGACCGCGGCTATCACCTGTGCGCGCCGGCGCAGCGGCGCGATCACTATGCGCTCGCCTGTTTTCGGCGATGGCTGCTGGAAACCGCCAGCCTCGATCCCGACGTCGTGGCGGCCGGCGCGCCCGCCTGA
- a CDS encoding AGE family epimerase/isomerase translates to MAAAQTNSLLADDIRALREHYDAVVLPMWLDRGFNDMLGLPFESLDGAGGQPLAPVRYRAMACARQLYVFSQAPGMAAAQHADRLFESLTRVFHDAHGGWRYSVDAQARPLDDTQDLYTHAFIVLACAAYFQRSRNAQARKLMLATAHTIEARFKTADSLYHAALSADFSRPLKPPAQNPMMHLTEAYLAAAQVAEPALFAQHLRELAQGISQRFVHAPTQCVAESLQGSVDNRLEPGHQFEWLSLVQDSAQVFEGLDLAESLPRAVQWSRDHGVDGGGVKAALDESGAVVDDTRRIWAQTEYLRVLAVMGDLAALQPALAAFRARFLHPGGWYECLDAKGAVTRSDMPSTSPYHLATCLVALQNVVS, encoded by the coding sequence ATGGCTGCCGCACAGACCAACTCCTTACTTGCGGACGATATCCGCGCGCTGCGCGAGCATTATGATGCGGTCGTGTTGCCCATGTGGCTGGACCGCGGTTTCAACGACATGCTCGGCCTGCCTTTCGAATCATTGGATGGCGCTGGCGGTCAGCCATTGGCGCCGGTGCGTTATCGCGCGATGGCCTGTGCGCGCCAGTTGTATGTCTTTTCGCAGGCCCCGGGCATGGCGGCCGCGCAGCATGCCGACCGCCTCTTTGAATCCTTGACGCGCGTGTTTCACGATGCGCATGGCGGCTGGCGCTACAGCGTGGACGCGCAGGCGCGTCCGCTGGACGACACGCAGGATCTCTATACGCACGCGTTCATCGTGCTGGCGTGCGCGGCGTATTTTCAACGCAGCCGCAATGCGCAGGCGCGCAAGCTCATGCTTGCGACGGCGCACACGATCGAAGCGCGATTCAAGACCGCCGATTCGCTGTACCACGCGGCGCTCAGTGCGGACTTTTCCCGGCCGCTGAAACCCCCCGCGCAAAATCCCATGATGCACCTGACCGAAGCCTACCTGGCGGCGGCGCAGGTCGCCGAGCCGGCGTTGTTCGCGCAACATCTGCGCGAGCTGGCGCAGGGCATCAGCCAGCGCTTCGTGCATGCGCCGACGCAGTGCGTGGCCGAATCGTTGCAGGGCAGCGTGGATAACCGTCTTGAGCCGGGCCATCAGTTCGAATGGCTGTCGCTCGTGCAGGACTCCGCGCAGGTGTTCGAAGGCCTGGATCTGGCCGAATCGCTGCCGCGCGCCGTGCAATGGTCCAGGGATCATGGGGTGGATGGCGGGGGCGTGAAGGCGGCGCTGGACGAGTCCGGCGCGGTGGTGGACGACACGCGCCGCATCTGGGCGCAGACCGAGTATCTGCGGGTGTTGGCCGTCATGGGCGACTTGGCCGCGTTGCAGCCGGCCCTGGCCGCGTTTCGCGCCCGCTTCCTGCACCCCGGCGGGTGGTACGAGTGTCTGGACGCCAAGGGCGCGGTGACGCGGTCCGACATGCCGTCAACGTCCCCCTACCATCTGGCAACCTGCCTAGTGGCGTTACAAAACGTTGTATCTTGA
- a CDS encoding sulfite exporter TauE/SafE family protein, whose translation MDSLYIVVAVGAMAAGFVQGLSGFGFGMVAMSFWAWTIDPRLAAAMAVFGALTGQLLAAFTVRRGFATAHLLPFVVGGLLGIPLGVKVLPHLDPLVFKAFIGGLLAIWCPIMLFAARIPRITVGGKVADGVAGAIGGVMGGLGGFTGVIPTLWCTLRGFDRDVQRAVIQNFNLSMLMVTMAGYVLTGVVTRDMLPLFALIVPAMLLPTLWGTRVYVGISDVAFRRVVLGLLTLSGVALLAASVPKLLA comes from the coding sequence ATGGATTCCTTATACATTGTGGTCGCGGTGGGCGCCATGGCGGCAGGCTTTGTTCAGGGCTTGTCGGGCTTCGGCTTCGGCATGGTGGCCATGTCGTTCTGGGCCTGGACCATCGACCCGCGGCTCGCGGCGGCGATGGCCGTCTTCGGTGCGCTGACCGGCCAGCTGCTGGCGGCGTTCACCGTGCGCCGCGGTTTTGCGACGGCCCACCTGCTGCCGTTCGTCGTGGGGGGATTGCTGGGCATTCCGCTGGGCGTGAAGGTGCTGCCGCATCTGGATCCATTGGTGTTCAAAGCCTTTATCGGCGGGCTGCTCGCGATCTGGTGTCCGATCATGCTGTTCGCGGCGCGCATCCCGCGCATCACGGTGGGCGGCAAGGTGGCCGATGGCGTCGCGGGCGCGATCGGCGGCGTCATGGGCGGATTGGGCGGCTTTACGGGCGTCATCCCGACCTTGTGGTGCACCTTGCGCGGGTTCGATCGAGACGTGCAGCGCGCCGTGATCCAGAACTTCAATTTGTCGATGCTGATGGTGACGATGGCGGGCTATGTGCTGACCGGCGTGGTGACGCGCGACATGCTGCCCCTGTTTGCGTTGATCGTTCCCGCGATGCTGTTGCCCACGTTGTGGGGCACGCGTGTCTATGTCGGCATCAGCGACGTCGCCTTTCGCCGCGTCGTGCTCGGCCTGTTGACGTTGTCGGGCGTTGCGCTGCTCGCCGCTTCCGTGCCGAAGCTGCTGGCCTGA
- a CDS encoding DMT family transporter — translation MSQPSSLRTFLPLAGAVAIWGGNWPVMKLGLGHMSPLWLAASRFGSAALISVLVLGMLGRLRLPIRQEWPLVAGVALLQMGAFTALALWALQYVAPGRASVIAYATSIWVIPLSSLVLKERLSIGQWLATALSYAGIGVIVAPAFSPWQAHTVIGLVMLLGASFAWACNIIQLRANRHVRLGADMIPWQTATATIPLAALAWMRDGAPTFLGDAQAWPLILYTGPLATALTFIVVLGMTQKLAPAATSIAMLCVPVIGLIVSSVVFHERISPDLALGLALIAASVAASALAARLRRPLALRVS, via the coding sequence ATGAGTCAGCCAAGCAGTCTTCGCACGTTCTTGCCGCTTGCCGGCGCGGTTGCCATCTGGGGTGGAAACTGGCCCGTCATGAAATTGGGCCTGGGGCACATGAGTCCGCTGTGGCTGGCCGCCAGCCGTTTTGGATCAGCCGCGCTGATCAGCGTGCTGGTGCTAGGGATGCTGGGACGCCTGCGCCTGCCGATACGCCAGGAATGGCCGCTGGTGGCTGGCGTTGCGTTGCTGCAGATGGGCGCCTTCACGGCGCTGGCGTTGTGGGCGCTGCAGTATGTGGCGCCGGGACGCGCATCGGTCATTGCCTATGCGACGTCCATCTGGGTGATCCCGCTGTCGTCGCTGGTCCTGAAGGAGCGCTTGTCGATCGGGCAATGGCTTGCGACGGCGCTGAGCTATGCGGGCATCGGCGTCATCGTGGCGCCGGCCTTCAGTCCTTGGCAGGCGCATACCGTCATCGGTCTGGTCATGTTGCTGGGCGCCTCGTTTGCGTGGGCCTGCAACATCATCCAGTTGCGCGCCAACCGCCACGTGCGGCTGGGTGCGGACATGATTCCGTGGCAGACCGCGACGGCCACGATACCGCTGGCCGCGCTGGCATGGATGCGCGACGGTGCGCCCACGTTCCTGGGCGACGCGCAGGCCTGGCCGCTGATCCTGTATACCGGACCGCTAGCCACCGCGCTGACGTTCATCGTCGTGCTGGGCATGACGCAAAAGCTCGCGCCGGCCGCGACGTCCATCGCGATGCTTTGCGTGCCGGTGATCGGATTGATCGTGTCGTCCGTCGTGTTCCACGAGCGCATCTCGCCCGATCTGGCCCTTGGCCTTGCGCTGATCGCGGCGAGCGTGGCGGCTTCGGCATTGGCCGCGCGGCTGCGGCGTCCGCTGGCGCTGCGGGTTTCGTAG
- a CDS encoding Lrp/AsnC family transcriptional regulator has translation MPEINLDATDIRILNELQRDARLTNVELAARVNLSASPCLARVRRLETEGLIHRRVTLLNARKLGLKVNVFIQISLDKQRKAALDVFEREIAVLPEIMECYLMSGDADYLIRALVPDVDALERLIVEHITRIPGVASIRSSFALKQVLYTTAVPLA, from the coding sequence ATGCCGGAAATCAACCTGGATGCCACCGACATCCGCATCCTGAACGAACTTCAACGCGACGCCCGCCTCACGAACGTGGAGCTGGCCGCGCGCGTGAACCTGTCCGCCTCCCCCTGCCTGGCGCGCGTGCGGCGCCTGGAGACCGAGGGCCTCATCCATCGGCGCGTCACGCTGCTGAACGCCCGCAAGTTGGGCCTCAAAGTCAACGTCTTCATCCAGATCTCGCTCGACAAACAACGCAAGGCGGCGCTGGACGTGTTTGAACGCGAAATCGCAGTGCTGCCCGAGATCATGGAGTGCTACCTGATGTCGGGCGACGCGGACTACCTGATCCGCGCCCTGGTGCCGGACGTCGACGCGCTCGAACGCCTGATCGTCGAGCACATTACGCGCATCCCGGGCGTGGCAAGCATACGCTCCAGCTTTGCGCTCAAGCAGGTTCTCTACACCACTGCCGTACCGCTTGCCTGA